The Coffea arabica cultivar ET-39 chromosome 8e, Coffea Arabica ET-39 HiFi, whole genome shotgun sequence genome window below encodes:
- the LOC113702871 gene encoding RHOMBOID-like protein 12, mitochondrial, with product MQRLLSLKLLSKTSKTLSNNTTTTYSIYSKTSPFLPNTNSPSSQNNPFFSQYTSWTSYRPHNRVFSKEISNGFFSNPSNSTKLLILRNSPSTGQTIVTGLRAQFARRNFHSNFSFDSNRRSWFQRLTTDGVVLGIILTNVAVFLLWRIADPSFMKKNFMISLDNFRSGRIHTIITSAFSHIDSGHIISNMVGLYFFGTSVGITFGPTYLLKLYLAGAVGGSVFYLVHHALLAPSSKGKHMWSFDPSNVPGLGASGAVNAVMLLDIFLFPKKTLYFDFIIPVPAILLGIFLIGKDMLRIMEGDNRISGSAHLGGATVAAIAWARIRNGRFRF from the exons ATGCAGAGGCTTCTCTCACTAAAACTCCTCTCCAAAACCTCCAAAACCCTCTCCAACAACACAACCACAACCTACTCCATTTATTCAAAAACATCTCCTTTTCTCCCCAACACCAATAGCCCGTCTTCCCAAAACAATCCATTCTTCTCCCAGTACACCTCATGGACCTCGTATCGACCACACAACAGagttttttcaaaagaaatttcaaATGGGTTTTTCTCAAATCCATCAAATTCTACAAAGCTGCTGATTTTGCGAAATTCCCCTTCAACGGGCCAAACCATAGTTACGGGCTTGAGAGCTCAATTTGCAAGAAGAAACTTTCAttctaatttttcctttgattccaATCGCCGTTCCTG gTTCCAACGGCTTACCACAGATGGTGTGGTTCTGGGAATAATTTTAACTAATGTAGCTGTTTTCCTGTTATGGCGCATTGCAGACCCATCATTTATGAAGAAGAATTTTATG ATTTCTTTAGACAACTTTAGAAGTGGAAGAATTCACACAATCATTACTTCTGCATTCAGTCATATTGACAGCGGGCATATTATCTCTAACATGGTGGGGCTTTACTTTTTCGGAACAAGT GTGGGAATCACTTTTGGACCTACGTATTTGCTGAAACTATACCTAGCTGGAGCAGTTGGTGGCTCAGTTTTCTATCTAGTTCACCATGCTTTGTTGGCCCCATCCTCCAAG GGAAAACATATGTGGAGCTTTGACCCTTCAAATGTCCCTGGTCTG GGAGCAAGTGGGGCAGTTAATGCAGTAATGCTTCTTGATATTTTCCTCTTTCCAAAGAAGACTCTCTACTTCGACTTTATCATACCAGTTCCTGCAATCTTATTG GGAATCTTTCTTATTGGAAAAGACATGCTACGAATAATGGAG GGAGACAATCGAATCTCTGGATCTGCTCACTTGGGTGGTGCCACAGTTGCTGCTATAGCATGGGCACGAATCAGAAATGGCCGTTTCCGGTTTTAA